One part of the Micrococcus sp. 2A genome encodes these proteins:
- a CDS encoding helix-turn-helix domain-containing protein → MATASTRTVDRALELLAAVTEEAPLSLSEAARTADLPPSTALRLLRSLESAGLVARDDDAQYRPGPRLLQIGARAFTREPLVALSRDAMEEVVAGTGESVYLAIHGPGETALYIAIVEGTHSVRHTNWVGRTVPLAESAVGRAFRGEVPAGEYTQRTHSVEPDVTALTSPVVVRGAVVGALSTLVPDYRCTDELAERCGRALVAATARIARVLSGD, encoded by the coding sequence ATGGCCACCGCATCGACTCGCACCGTGGACCGCGCGCTCGAGCTGCTCGCTGCCGTCACCGAGGAGGCGCCCCTGAGTCTCTCGGAGGCGGCGCGGACCGCCGACCTCCCCCCCTCCACGGCGCTGCGCCTCCTGCGCAGCCTCGAGAGCGCGGGGCTCGTGGCCCGCGACGACGACGCCCAGTACCGCCCGGGACCGCGTCTCCTCCAGATCGGCGCCCGGGCCTTCACGCGGGAACCGCTCGTGGCCCTCTCGCGTGACGCGATGGAGGAGGTGGTCGCCGGGACCGGCGAGTCCGTATACCTGGCGATCCACGGTCCGGGCGAGACCGCGCTCTACATCGCGATCGTGGAGGGCACTCACTCGGTCCGGCACACCAACTGGGTGGGCCGCACGGTGCCGCTCGCGGAGAGCGCCGTGGGCCGCGCCTTCCGGGGAGAGGTGCCCGCCGGGGAGTACACGCAGCGCACCCACTCCGTGGAGCCGGACGTCACCGCCCTGACCTCCCCCGTCGTGGTGCGGGGCGCCGTCGTCGGGGCGCTCAGCACCCTGGTGCCCGACTACCGGTGCACGGACGAGCTGGCCGAGCGCTGCGGCCGGGCCCTGGTGGCCGCCACGGCGCGCATCGCGCGCGTGCTCTCCGGCGACTGA
- the hutU gene encoding urocanate hydratase codes for MAEGFTQHDPSRTIRADRGTELSAKSWQTEAPLRMLMNNLDPEVAERPEDLVVYGGTGRAARSWEAFDAIVETLKDLEDDETLLVQSGKPVGVIRTNTWAPRVLIANSNLVGDWANWKEFRKLEAEGLMMYGQMTAGSWIYIATQGILQGTYETFAAIGRKKYDGTLKNTLTLTGGCGGMGGAQPLAVTLNGGVCLIVDVSEERLRRRMGKRYLDEVETDIDKAIERVMQAKRDGEAVSVGLVGNAAEVFPELLERQKAGEVEIDIVTDQTSAHDPLSYLPLEYTVEEWQAEAEADADTFTKKAQESMARQVEAMVGFQDIGAEVFDYGNSIRDEARKAGYSRAFEFPGFVPAYIRPLFCEGLGPFRWVALSGDPEDIRVTDEALKELFPENEHLHRWLDGAAEFVEFEGLPARICWLGYGERHKAGLLFNQLVAEGKVKAPIVIGRDHLDSGSVASPYRETESMLDGSDAIADWPLLNALTATSSGATWVSIHHGGGVGIGRSIHAGQVGVADGTELAAAKLEALLTNDPAMGVFRHVDSGYSRAAEVAAERGVRVPMEAKIRD; via the coding sequence ATGGCCGAGGGCTTCACCCAGCACGATCCGTCCCGCACCATCCGCGCCGACCGCGGCACCGAGCTCTCCGCCAAGTCCTGGCAGACCGAGGCTCCCCTGCGCATGCTGATGAACAACCTGGACCCGGAGGTCGCCGAGCGCCCCGAGGACCTGGTCGTCTACGGCGGCACCGGCCGCGCCGCCCGCTCGTGGGAGGCGTTCGACGCGATCGTCGAGACCCTCAAGGACCTCGAGGACGACGAGACGCTGCTCGTGCAGTCCGGCAAGCCCGTGGGCGTCATCCGCACCAACACGTGGGCGCCGCGCGTGCTGATCGCCAACTCCAACCTCGTGGGCGACTGGGCCAACTGGAAGGAGTTCCGCAAGCTCGAGGCCGAGGGCCTCATGATGTACGGCCAGATGACCGCCGGCTCGTGGATCTACATCGCCACCCAGGGCATCCTGCAGGGCACCTACGAGACCTTCGCCGCGATCGGCCGCAAGAAGTACGACGGCACGCTCAAGAACACCCTGACCCTCACCGGCGGCTGCGGCGGCATGGGCGGCGCCCAGCCCCTAGCCGTGACCCTCAACGGCGGCGTCTGCCTGATCGTGGACGTCTCCGAGGAGCGCCTGCGCCGCCGCATGGGCAAGCGCTACCTCGACGAGGTGGAGACCGACATCGACAAGGCGATCGAGCGCGTCATGCAGGCCAAGCGCGACGGCGAGGCCGTCTCCGTGGGCCTCGTGGGCAACGCCGCCGAGGTCTTCCCCGAGCTGCTCGAGCGCCAGAAGGCCGGCGAGGTCGAGATCGACATCGTGACGGACCAGACCTCCGCCCACGACCCGCTCTCCTACCTCCCGCTGGAGTACACCGTGGAGGAGTGGCAGGCCGAGGCCGAGGCCGACGCGGACACGTTCACCAAGAAGGCCCAGGAGTCCATGGCCCGCCAGGTCGAGGCCATGGTCGGCTTCCAGGACATCGGCGCCGAGGTCTTCGACTACGGCAACTCCATCCGCGACGAGGCCCGCAAGGCCGGCTACTCCCGCGCGTTCGAGTTCCCGGGCTTCGTCCCGGCCTACATCCGCCCGCTCTTCTGCGAGGGCCTCGGCCCGTTCCGCTGGGTGGCGCTCTCCGGCGACCCGGAGGACATCCGCGTCACCGACGAGGCCCTGAAGGAGCTCTTCCCCGAGAACGAGCACCTGCACCGCTGGCTGGACGGCGCCGCCGAGTTCGTGGAGTTCGAGGGCCTGCCGGCGCGCATCTGCTGGCTCGGCTACGGCGAGCGCCACAAGGCCGGCCTGCTCTTCAACCAGCTCGTGGCCGAGGGCAAGGTGAAGGCCCCGATCGTGATCGGCCGTGACCACCTGGACTCCGGCTCCGTGGCGTCCCCGTACCGCGAGACCGAGTCCATGCTGGACGGCTCCGACGCGATCGCCGACTGGCCGCTGCTCAACGCCCTGACCGCCACCTCCTCCGGTGCCACGTGGGTCTCCATCCACCACGGCGGCGGCGTGGGCATCGGCCGCTCCATCCACGCCGGCCAGGTGGGCGTGGCGGACGGCACCGAGCTGGCCGCGGCCAAGCTCGAGGCCCTGCTGACCAACGACCCGGCCATGGGCGTCTTCCGCCACGTGGACTCCGGCTACTCCCGGGCCGCCGAAGTCGCCGCCGAGCGCGGCGTGCGCGTGCCTATGGAGGCGAAGATCCGCGACTGA